From one Lysinibacillus sp. G4S2 genomic stretch:
- a CDS encoding ATP-binding cassette domain-containing protein: MTFAIQVENLCKQYGVHQAVKGISFTVKQGSLFAFLGANGAGKSTTIEILCTLLKKSSGMVTINGYTLDENKDNAEIRKSIGVVFQQSLLDERLTVQENILHRGKTYGLSKKQLAENYQFVSTYLYLEDIEKRKYGTLSGGQKRRADIARALIHRPNILFLDEPTTGLDPQTRQFVWQAIKQLQLETNMTVFLTTHYMEEAAVAHQVIVLKQGEIVAEGTPDALKTKHAYDSMALVFHHNSEGIKWLEENAISYTEKLGIFSIRVESTLHALALLKKAEPLIASFEVIKGTMDDVFLHIMAEGGAA; this comes from the coding sequence ATGACCTTTGCTATACAAGTTGAAAATTTATGTAAGCAGTATGGGGTTCATCAGGCCGTAAAGGGTATTTCATTTACAGTTAAGCAGGGCTCCCTCTTCGCCTTTTTAGGTGCGAATGGTGCGGGAAAATCAACGACCATTGAAATACTCTGTACATTATTAAAAAAATCAAGCGGTATGGTTACAATTAATGGCTATACCCTTGATGAAAACAAAGACAATGCTGAAATTCGAAAATCCATTGGTGTCGTATTCCAACAAAGTTTACTAGATGAACGATTAACGGTGCAGGAAAATATCCTTCACCGTGGTAAAACATATGGCTTATCGAAAAAACAATTAGCCGAAAATTATCAATTCGTTTCAACATATTTGTATTTAGAAGATATAGAAAAGCGCAAATACGGCACTTTATCAGGTGGTCAAAAAAGGCGTGCTGATATCGCTCGCGCCCTGATCCATCGACCAAATATATTGTTTTTAGATGAACCGACAACTGGTCTTGACCCACAAACGCGGCAATTCGTTTGGCAAGCCATTAAGCAGCTACAGCTAGAAACAAACATGACGGTTTTTTTGACAACGCATTATATGGAGGAAGCGGCAGTCGCTCATCAAGTCATCGTTTTAAAGCAAGGAGAAATTGTTGCTGAAGGGACACCAGATGCTCTTAAAACAAAACACGCCTACGATTCAATGGCACTTGTTTTTCATCATAATTCTGAAGGGATAAAGTGGCTCGAGGAAAATGCTATCTCCTATACAGAAAAGTTAGGTATTTTCTCCATCCGAGTCGAATCCACACTTCATGCTTTAGCGCTATTAAAAAAAGCAGAGCCACTTATTGCTTCGTTTGAGGTAATCAAAGGTACTATGGATGATGTCTTTCTTCATATTATGGCCGAGGGTGGTGCAGCTTAA
- a CDS encoding MmcQ/YjbR family DNA-binding protein, translating into MDKETIHAYCLKLHGTTHDYKVEWAADRYHIGGKMYGMMGGDATGRPVLTLKCEPNRAEELREAYEGIIPGYYMNKTHWNSIYMDLDDVPIDLVENLIKHSYELVFGKLTKKAQQEINLKI; encoded by the coding sequence ATGGACAAAGAAACAATTCATGCGTATTGCTTAAAGCTTCATGGTACAACACATGATTACAAAGTAGAATGGGCAGCGGATCGCTATCATATTGGGGGAAAAATGTATGGGATGATGGGCGGTGATGCAACTGGAAGACCGGTACTTACATTGAAATGTGAACCTAATCGAGCTGAGGAGTTAAGAGAAGCTTATGAAGGTATTATTCCAGGTTATTATATGAATAAAACACATTGGAATTCAATCTATATGGATCTAGATGATGTGCCGATCGATTTAGTTGAAAATCTAATCAAACATTCTTATGAGCTAGTTTTCGGAAAGCTAACAAAAAAAGCTCAGCAAGAGATTAATTTAAAAATTTAA
- the abc-f gene encoding ribosomal protection-like ABC-F family protein, producing the protein MQIKAEQLQKIIGGSVLFEGLQLEVNTGEHVAIVGVNGSGKTTLLQLLAGLDTPDKGRIIKSKEATVGYLHQIPNYPMLSVKEVLEEAFAEIYALKEKMTKLEQEMQLAVTDRILQQYGLVQEQFMLQGGYEMDAQLAMIANGLGITPLLEQPFSSLSGGEKTKVMLGQILLSNPSILLLDEPTNHLDMQAIEWLENYVRNFAGIVIVVSHDRHFMNQMAQKIIEIEDGEAFTYIGNYDAFVEQKEAKVEQQFAQYEEQQKKIKKMQETIKRLKQWANEANPPNAALHRRAKSMEKALARIERVKKPVTKKKMNLALTMAERSGKEVVQMKGISHAFEKPLFKESDLAVYFGERLAIVGDNGSGKSTLLKMVLGEVEPHKGICHVGSSVKIGYLSQQFEHKNPAIRLIDAFRESVSVSEAEARHILAQFLFYGYDVFKKVKDLSGGEKMRLRLAQLMHEDINLLMLDEPTNHLDIEAREVLEDTLESFEGTIIGVSHDRYFLQKIFTKVAWIEHQTIQAFEGDYEWARQKRLEIVKEPVIKEVHEKTYAAKKELPIEEQIEKLEMKLKEPTLAKEQRQKFEQQLEDLYEKWIEGGTEHA; encoded by the coding sequence ATGCAAATTAAAGCTGAACAACTACAAAAAATTATTGGTGGAAGCGTATTATTTGAAGGGCTTCAATTAGAAGTAAATACAGGAGAACATGTTGCTATTGTCGGTGTCAATGGCAGTGGGAAAACGACTTTATTACAGTTATTAGCTGGTTTGGATACACCGGATAAGGGACGTATTATAAAAAGTAAGGAAGCGACGGTTGGCTACCTTCATCAAATTCCGAACTATCCTATGTTATCCGTAAAGGAAGTGCTGGAGGAAGCATTTGCGGAAATCTATGCATTAAAGGAAAAAATGACAAAGCTTGAGCAGGAAATGCAGTTAGCGGTAACAGATAGGATACTGCAGCAATATGGTCTTGTGCAGGAACAGTTTATGCTACAGGGCGGCTATGAAATGGATGCGCAATTAGCGATGATTGCAAACGGTCTAGGTATTACGCCATTGCTTGAACAACCTTTTAGTAGCTTAAGTGGTGGGGAGAAAACGAAGGTTATGCTTGGGCAAATCCTTTTGAGTAATCCTTCTATTTTGCTATTAGATGAACCTACGAATCATTTAGATATGCAGGCAATTGAATGGCTAGAAAATTATGTGCGAAACTTTGCAGGAATCGTTATTGTCGTATCACATGATCGCCATTTTATGAATCAAATGGCTCAAAAAATAATTGAAATTGAAGATGGAGAGGCATTTACGTATATTGGCAATTACGATGCATTTGTTGAGCAAAAAGAGGCTAAGGTTGAACAGCAATTTGCTCAATATGAAGAACAGCAAAAGAAAATAAAAAAAATGCAGGAAACAATTAAACGCTTAAAGCAATGGGCAAATGAAGCGAATCCGCCAAATGCTGCCTTACATCGACGTGCTAAAAGTATGGAAAAAGCACTAGCCCGTATAGAGCGTGTGAAGAAGCCTGTAACGAAAAAGAAAATGAATTTAGCTTTAACGATGGCTGAGCGAAGTGGCAAAGAAGTTGTTCAAATGAAGGGGATTAGCCATGCATTTGAGAAACCGCTATTTAAGGAAAGTGATTTAGCGGTTTACTTCGGAGAACGACTGGCGATTGTTGGTGACAACGGTAGTGGGAAATCAACATTATTAAAAATGGTGTTAGGTGAAGTTGAACCTCATAAAGGTATCTGTCATGTCGGCAGTAGCGTGAAAATTGGCTACCTTTCACAGCAATTTGAGCATAAAAATCCTGCCATTCGTTTAATAGATGCCTTCCGTGAGAGCGTCTCTGTGTCAGAGGCAGAGGCACGTCATATTCTTGCTCAGTTTTTATTTTATGGCTATGACGTCTTCAAAAAAGTAAAGGATTTAAGTGGCGGCGAAAAGATGCGTTTACGTCTAGCGCAGTTAATGCATGAGGATATTAATTTATTAATGCTGGATGAGCCAACCAACCATTTAGATATTGAAGCGAGAGAGGTATTAGAGGATACACTGGAGTCCTTTGAAGGAACCATTATTGGCGTCTCACATGATCGTTATTTCTTACAAAAGATTTTTACAAAAGTTGCATGGATTGAGCATCAAACGATTCAAGCATTCGAAGGCGATTATGAATGGGCAAGGCAAAAACGTTTAGAAATAGTTAAAGAACCAGTAATAAAGGAAGTACATGAAAAGACCTATGCTGCTAAAAAAGAGTTACCGATTGAAGAGCAAATTGAAAAGCTCGAAATGAAATTAAAGGAGCCAACACTTGCTAAGGAGCAGCGTCAAAAGTTTGAACAGCAGCTAGAGGATTTATATGAAAAATGGATTGAGGGAGGAACAGAGCATGCATAA
- a CDS encoding XRE family transcriptional regulator, with product MSAQKASNIHYFKGVFAMKNHRLGQTVLNYRKKNGMTIREFAEYAGISTSLISQIERGQGNPSLSVLELIAQALNVPLFTLFVNEIDTDSLISRKQDRKKVYRENSDHIVYDVLTPDFMKAHIELLMMDLNAHTTTTESHYSHDDKEEIAVVMKGQAYVELEGTEYFLDEGDVVRIPPNVKHRFLNKSDETNHILFVLTPSLV from the coding sequence ATGTCAGCACAAAAGGCATCAAACATACATTATTTTAAAGGGGTATTTGCTATGAAAAATCATCGCTTAGGACAAACAGTATTAAACTATCGTAAGAAAAATGGTATGACAATTCGTGAGTTTGCTGAATATGCAGGAATTAGTACATCACTTATTAGCCAAATTGAAAGAGGACAAGGGAATCCGTCGTTAAGTGTACTAGAGTTAATTGCACAAGCACTAAACGTGCCACTTTTTACTCTGTTTGTTAATGAAATTGATACAGATTCCCTCATTTCCAGAAAGCAAGATCGAAAGAAAGTATATCGTGAAAATAGTGACCATATTGTCTATGATGTATTAACACCAGACTTTATGAAGGCGCATATTGAACTCTTAATGATGGATTTGAATGCACATACTACTACTACAGAGAGTCATTACTCACATGACGATAAAGAAGAGATTGCTGTGGTTATGAAAGGTCAAGCATATGTTGAACTGGAAGGAACCGAATATTTTTTAGATGAAGGAGATGTCGTACGCATTCCACCGAATGTTAAACACCGATTTTTGAACAAGAGTGATGAAACTAATCATATTTTATTTGTATTAACCCCATCATTAGTTTAA
- a CDS encoding DUF3021 domain-containing protein — protein sequence MKFIRMMIIGLLISLSSSYVLVTLSVLSNNTVMSGPELLEQIIIAAILGAVIGLLSTIFDIERLPFIAQFILHVIAVTLCVMIAGYFGDWFEHSGITSIFISEAIIFFIAWCIIYVLQKNDIAKINQEIQKRKE from the coding sequence ATGAAATTTATTCGCATGATGATTATCGGACTACTCATATCACTTAGCTCTTCCTACGTCTTAGTAACATTAAGTGTCCTATCTAATAACACTGTGATGTCAGGGCCGGAATTACTTGAACAAATTATCATCGCCGCTATACTTGGAGCTGTAATAGGTCTGCTGTCTACCATCTTTGATATTGAGCGTTTACCTTTTATTGCCCAGTTTATTCTACATGTAATTGCAGTTACGCTGTGTGTGATGATTGCAGGCTATTTCGGGGATTGGTTTGAACATTCCGGCATTACATCTATTTTTATAAGTGAAGCTATTATTTTCTTTATCGCTTGGTGCATTATTTATGTACTTCAAAAAAATGATATTGCAAAAATCAATCAAGAAATTCAAAAAAGAAAGGAATAA
- a CDS encoding LytTR family DNA-binding domain-containing protein, producing the protein MKIHITINSSLDETEVHIHAKEYNEQIERLMKQLQASQTTMLDGYFQQEIHMLKISDIYSIYAEGAKVFLQTEEQEFETKRKLYELEAQLAKDFVRVSKSTLVNINKIASIQMGKIGSTELILENDVSVHVSRKYLKELKHHLGIGRDS; encoded by the coding sequence ATGAAAATTCATATAACGATCAATAGCTCGCTGGATGAAACTGAGGTTCATATACATGCGAAGGAATACAACGAGCAAATTGAACGACTGATGAAGCAACTACAAGCTTCACAAACAACGATGCTAGATGGCTACTTTCAACAGGAAATTCATATGCTAAAAATTTCCGATATTTACTCCATTTACGCAGAGGGTGCAAAAGTTTTTTTGCAGACGGAAGAGCAGGAATTCGAGACGAAGCGTAAACTGTATGAGCTGGAAGCACAATTAGCGAAGGATTTTGTCAGAGTCAGCAAATCAACACTCGTCAACATTAATAAAATTGCCTCTATTCAAATGGGGAAAATCGGTTCAACAGAACTGATTTTAGAAAACGATGTATCCGTCCATGTTAGCCGGAAATATTTAAAAGAACTAAAACACCACTTAGGGATTGGGAGGGACTCATAA
- a CDS encoding DUF2087 domain-containing protein encodes MDVNELFWQAPIHDIKKGYIDEATHFTCLLCGEKIEKGIIYPYEGVLYEAEKFMQRHITAAHQSVFHYLNSLNKKMTGLTDHQSHILRLFYEGKTDQEVKEELEIGSATTIRHHRFALKEKERQAKTFLAMMELLKEQNQKEDSFVPIHKTATMVDDRYNITISEEQQLLEKYFPNGIDKELVRFPKREKHKIVILRAITKIFNETKQYSEKELNEMIQPMYEDYVQIRRYLIEYGFMDRKEDGSAYWVKK; translated from the coding sequence ATGGATGTAAATGAATTATTTTGGCAAGCTCCAATCCATGACATTAAAAAAGGCTACATTGATGAAGCAACACACTTCACTTGTTTGCTTTGCGGGGAAAAAATTGAAAAGGGTATTATTTATCCATATGAAGGCGTACTCTACGAGGCAGAAAAATTTATGCAGCGTCATATTACTGCTGCACACCAATCTGTATTTCATTATTTAAATAGCCTTAATAAAAAAATGACAGGACTAACTGATCATCAAAGTCATATTTTACGTTTATTTTATGAAGGAAAAACTGATCAAGAAGTTAAAGAAGAACTTGAAATTGGTAGTGCTACAACGATACGTCATCATCGTTTTGCTCTTAAAGAAAAGGAACGTCAAGCGAAAACTTTTCTTGCGATGATGGAGTTATTAAAAGAACAAAATCAAAAGGAAGACAGCTTTGTACCAATTCACAAAACGGCTACGATGGTTGATGATCGCTATAATATTACGATTTCTGAAGAACAGCAGCTACTTGAAAAGTACTTTCCAAACGGTATTGATAAGGAGCTAGTCCGCTTTCCAAAACGTGAAAAGCATAAAATTGTAATACTCCGTGCAATTACCAAGATTTTCAATGAAACAAAACAGTATTCAGAAAAAGAATTAAATGAGATGATCCAACCAATGTATGAGGACTATGTGCAAATACGTCGCTATTTAATCGAATACGGCTTCATGGACCGGAAAGAGGATGGCAGTGCCTACTGGGTAAAAAAATAA
- a CDS encoding ABC transporter permease, translated as MEALFSLVKRNNKVFRRDKTQVFYSLLSVIIVIVLYAVFLQKMQVNAIEEVTKATPALVTMVNEWIVAGLLSMTAVSSTLAAYGIAVRDLESKAQADFLTAPISRATIQFSYVLNAFIIGCIFSLIALIGCEIFIATTGGELLSIGDLIKVVGILFLSVLLASVFNLFLVLLANTQHSFSTLSTIVGTALGFLCGVYVPVGALPTFAQNLIMYFPISHTTLLLRNAFMESSISKVFEGAPASQVEDYKIMYGIVYDLHGNILSISTSIIIIFVTIIVLAILSIIIFKKKNK; from the coding sequence ATGGAGGCATTATTTAGCTTAGTAAAACGAAATAACAAGGTTTTCAGACGTGATAAAACACAAGTCTTCTACTCGCTGCTTTCTGTCATTATTGTCATTGTCCTATACGCAGTATTTCTTCAAAAAATGCAAGTAAATGCAATTGAAGAAGTGACAAAGGCTACTCCAGCTTTAGTAACGATGGTCAATGAATGGATTGTCGCTGGTTTACTTTCTATGACCGCTGTTTCTTCTACACTTGCTGCGTATGGCATTGCTGTTAGGGATCTTGAATCTAAAGCGCAAGCTGATTTTCTCACAGCCCCTATCTCTCGAGCAACCATTCAATTTAGCTATGTATTAAATGCCTTTATCATTGGCTGTATCTTTTCCCTTATCGCCCTTATTGGCTGTGAAATTTTTATCGCAACAACTGGCGGTGAGCTACTAAGCATTGGAGATTTAATAAAAGTAGTAGGAATATTATTTTTATCTGTGTTACTGGCCAGTGTTTTTAATCTTTTTCTTGTGTTACTCGCTAACACTCAACATTCGTTTTCAACTCTCAGTACAATCGTCGGTACGGCTCTCGGTTTCTTATGTGGAGTTTACGTACCGGTTGGTGCACTCCCAACCTTTGCTCAAAATCTTATTATGTATTTCCCTATTAGCCATACAACTTTACTATTACGTAATGCCTTTATGGAGAGCTCAATTTCCAAGGTTTTCGAAGGTGCGCCTGCCTCACAGGTGGAAGACTATAAAATAATGTATGGTATTGTCTATGACCTTCATGGAAATATTCTAAGTATATCAACAAGTATTATTATTATTTTCGTCACAATTATTGTACTAGCTATTTTATCTATCATTATTTTTAAAAAGAAAAATAAATAA
- a CDS encoding DMT family transporter, which yields MKSPLISYTTLFLGVIALSTSAIFVKLADAPATITAFYRMLFAAVMLLPFLLVNKRNRKELGSLSKKQWGLGLLSGLFLAAHYLLWFESLNYTSVASSTVIVTLQPLFSMVGGYFLFKERFSKGAIMGCLVAITGSIVIGWQDFQISGQALFGDILAFIAAGVITAYFFIGQYIRKKLSLIPYSIIGYTSSALFLSIFVFSQQISFVNYSTQTWLSFIGLAFIATILGQTIFNWLLKWLSTSVISMSILGETFGTCILAYFILDEVISLQQGIGIALILIGLAIFLLQQRNNK from the coding sequence TTGAAATCACCGCTTATTTCTTACACTACCTTATTTTTGGGCGTAATTGCATTGTCTACTTCAGCAATTTTTGTGAAATTAGCAGATGCACCTGCGACAATTACAGCATTTTATCGGATGCTTTTTGCAGCAGTCATGCTTTTGCCATTTTTATTAGTAAATAAAAGGAACCGTAAAGAATTAGGTTCGTTGTCAAAAAAACAATGGGGACTTGGATTACTCTCAGGTTTATTTCTGGCAGCACATTATTTATTGTGGTTTGAATCATTAAATTACACATCAGTAGCAAGTTCGACTGTCATCGTCACATTACAGCCACTTTTTTCAATGGTTGGCGGTTATTTTCTATTCAAAGAGCGCTTCAGTAAAGGTGCTATAATGGGCTGTCTCGTAGCGATTACCGGAAGTATTGTCATTGGATGGCAAGATTTTCAAATTAGTGGACAGGCATTATTTGGCGATATACTTGCTTTTATTGCAGCAGGTGTTATTACGGCCTACTTCTTCATTGGCCAGTATATTCGTAAAAAGCTATCTCTTATCCCTTATTCAATCATCGGTTATACCAGTAGTGCACTATTTTTAAGTATTTTTGTTTTCAGCCAGCAAATTTCTTTCGTTAATTATTCCACACAAACCTGGTTGTCCTTTATTGGATTAGCATTTATTGCAACGATATTAGGGCAAACGATTTTTAATTGGTTGTTGAAATGGCTAAGTACCTCAGTTATTTCAATGAGCATATTAGGAGAGACGTTTGGAACTTGCATACTCGCTTATTTCATTTTGGATGAGGTCATTTCTTTACAACAAGGTATAGGAATCGCACTCATCTTAATTGGTCTAGCAATATTTTTACTACAGCAAAGAAATAACAAATAA
- a CDS encoding DUF2642 domain-containing protein has protein sequence MLLQSLNKEIVIIKLSGGKILKGSVIDSGSDIIVIYDGNMFVYLPIDHIQTLEIDYNNENNVQPPSETSRYNSQLSDKDLTLTNILSHAKGIHVEIFVTGNQALHGVISSIMNDYFVFESPIYKTMFILTKHLKWLSPYSKDQFPYGISENEFLSLSPLNNQSLNNTFGSQIDQLREKLVVFNLGKEFSHIGRVINVKDQIIEIQNGKSNSTYFNLSHIQTVHQV, from the coding sequence ATGTTATTGCAAAGTCTAAATAAGGAAATTGTTATAATTAAACTCTCGGGAGGTAAGATACTAAAAGGTTCAGTAATTGACTCGGGTAGTGACATTATTGTTATTTATGATGGAAATATGTTCGTCTATTTACCAATCGACCATATTCAAACTTTAGAAATAGATTATAACAATGAAAATAATGTTCAACCCCCTTCAGAAACATCGAGATATAATTCTCAACTGTCTGATAAGGACCTAACCCTTACAAATATACTTTCACATGCAAAAGGAATACATGTGGAGATTTTTGTAACAGGAAATCAAGCGCTACATGGGGTTATATCGTCTATTATGAATGATTATTTTGTATTTGAGTCTCCCATTTACAAAACAATGTTCATTTTAACAAAACATTTGAAATGGCTCAGTCCATATTCTAAGGATCAGTTTCCTTACGGAATAAGTGAAAATGAATTTTTAAGTCTGTCACCTCTTAACAATCAGTCACTAAACAATACATTCGGGTCTCAAATTGACCAACTTAGAGAAAAACTTGTTGTATTCAATCTTGGAAAAGAATTTTCCCATATAGGTAGAGTAATAAATGTAAAAGATCAAATTATTGAGATACAAAACGGGAAATCTAATTCAACTTATTTTAACCTTTCACATATTCAGACTGTTCATCAAGTGTAA
- a CDS encoding AbrB family transcriptional regulator, with protein sequence MFIFDKHMFITLCIGLTGAILFNLLHIPMPWLLGAITAVLIMQLSTEVQLKWHRYFRNFGLIVAGYSIGFAFTPEAVQDIKQFLGSMIVLNVIFIVLFFCVSYVVAKRADLDFATALTCCVPGGMSQVVAFAEEQGDMDMVVITFFQILRVLLIVGFVPLMVSGSGGTGVVVNGAYSWSLIGLLAVCGVAGWLAQKVKIPTGYMLGPVFLLMGINIAGMDVPKLPLSLLHIAQLMLGIYIGLLLKKEDLHLSKKHVFYAFVSAGVFIGAAYGLTFIMKGLYGLDFRTGFLSIVPGGLDQMGIIAASVHANVTIVTAFQLFRVLVVSIFLVPFVKMFVRKVKT encoded by the coding sequence ATGTTTATTTTTGACAAGCACATGTTTATAACATTATGTATTGGTTTAACAGGTGCGATTTTATTTAATTTATTACATATTCCGATGCCGTGGTTGCTTGGTGCTATAACAGCAGTACTAATTATGCAGTTATCGACGGAAGTACAATTGAAATGGCATAGATATTTTCGTAATTTCGGTTTAATCGTTGCGGGGTATTCCATTGGTTTTGCGTTTACACCAGAAGCGGTGCAGGATATTAAACAATTTTTAGGAAGTATGATTGTATTAAACGTAATATTTATCGTACTGTTTTTTTGTGTTAGTTATGTAGTAGCAAAACGTGCGGATTTAGATTTTGCGACTGCGTTGACATGCTGTGTACCTGGTGGCATGTCACAGGTTGTTGCCTTTGCTGAGGAGCAAGGGGATATGGATATGGTCGTGATAACGTTCTTCCAAATATTACGGGTTCTTTTAATTGTCGGCTTTGTACCATTAATGGTGTCAGGCTCTGGGGGAACTGGTGTAGTTGTCAACGGAGCGTATTCATGGAGCCTAATAGGATTACTTGCTGTGTGTGGGGTAGCGGGGTGGCTGGCACAAAAGGTGAAAATACCAACAGGCTATATGCTTGGTCCGGTGTTTTTATTGATGGGCATTAATATAGCAGGAATGGATGTTCCGAAATTACCTTTGTCACTACTTCATATTGCGCAGCTGATGCTTGGAATTTACATTGGACTATTATTGAAAAAAGAGGATTTACACTTATCGAAGAAGCATGTGTTTTACGCATTTGTATCGGCGGGTGTCTTTATTGGCGCGGCATACGGCTTAACATTTATCATGAAGGGTTTGTACGGCCTTGATTTTAGGACAGGCTTTTTAAGCATCGTACCAGGCGGGCTCGATCAAATGGGGATTATCGCCGCTTCTGTTCATGCAAATGTGACAATCGTTACTGCATTTCAGTTATTCAGAGTGTTGGTCGTATCTATTTTCCTTGTACCGTTTGTTAAAATGTTTGTGAGAAAAGTGAAAACGTAA
- a CDS encoding GNAT family N-acetyltransferase, producing the protein MHKIEHIMQLDIDYIKSFSKMETWNEGVLFYNKEMPTYYDANHAHIWRKVVEPNIFLKNIKDYYQSKSLIPRLYLYNVEENQSCIEALEIHGFQYESFTDDVQCWNGEYSQLSQNPAIQIERVTAANMEEALAVEMSISTFGEPALIKQAFEKTYHSPHFTYYLLRVDGKACCTANIFISGNQGRIESVATIESYRGRGLIGYILQHIQQESVKQGLEYLWILPINEQVAKVYDKANFKSVGKIKSIHAFTEGKSINEIRQDS; encoded by the coding sequence ATGCATAAAATTGAGCACATCATGCAGCTAGATATTGATTATATTAAAAGTTTTAGTAAGATGGAAACATGGAATGAAGGAGTATTATTTTATAATAAGGAAATGCCAACCTATTACGACGCCAATCATGCACACATTTGGAGGAAAGTTGTCGAGCCAAATATATTTTTAAAGAACATAAAAGACTACTATCAGTCAAAATCTCTCATCCCAAGATTGTATTTATACAACGTGGAGGAAAATCAGTCATGCATAGAGGCATTAGAGATTCATGGCTTTCAATATGAAAGTTTTACAGATGATGTACAGTGTTGGAATGGTGAATACTCGCAACTATCACAAAATCCAGCCATACAAATTGAACGTGTAACAGCTGCCAATATGGAGGAAGCATTAGCCGTAGAAATGAGTATTTCTACATTTGGAGAGCCTGCATTAATCAAACAAGCTTTTGAGAAAACCTATCATTCTCCGCATTTTACGTATTATTTATTAAGAGTGGATGGCAAAGCTTGCTGTACTGCCAATATTTTTATCTCAGGGAATCAAGGAAGAATTGAGAGTGTAGCGACGATTGAAAGTTACCGAGGACGAGGATTGATCGGATATATTTTACAGCATATTCAACAAGAGTCAGTAAAGCAAGGCTTAGAATATCTGTGGATTTTGCCTATCAATGAACAGGTTGCAAAAGTCTATGACAAGGCAAACTTCAAATCGGTAGGCAAAATAAAATCAATTCATGCCTTTACTGAGGGAAAAAGTATTAACGAGATACGACAAGATTCATAA
- a CDS encoding RAxF-45 family protein: MNKNATKTCVNIDTAMYFAYVITFDFANNGRGLSIFKQNQISNVAD, from the coding sequence ATGAATAAAAACGCTACGAAAACATGTGTAAATATAGATACAGCTATGTATTTTGCATATGTAATTACTTTCGATTTTGCGAACAACGGGAGAGGTCTGTCCATTTTTAAGCAAAATCAAATATCAAACGTAGCGGATTAA
- a CDS encoding GIY-YIG nuclease family protein has translation MDHKKELKEMYKEIKIEAGVFTMTNKQNGKVFVGSFNNLKRLNGFQFMLKTKTHTNKELQADYNTFGNDAFDIEVVEYLKKKEEGYFDPKKELEKLEQKWLDTLQPFGERGYN, from the coding sequence ATGGACCATAAAAAAGAATTAAAGGAAATGTATAAAGAGATAAAAATCGAAGCTGGCGTTTTTACAATGACCAATAAACAAAATGGTAAAGTGTTTGTAGGCAGCTTCAATAATTTAAAACGCCTAAACGGCTTTCAATTTATGTTAAAAACGAAAACACATACAAACAAAGAGCTACAAGCTGATTACAACACTTTCGGCAATGATGCTTTTGATATTGAAGTTGTGGAATATTTGAAGAAAAAAGAAGAGGGCTATTTCGATCCAAAAAAAGAGTTAGAAAAGCTAGAACAAAAATGGCTCGACACGCTTCAGCCATTTGGTGAACGTGGATATAACTAG